Below is a window of Quercus robur chromosome 6, dhQueRobu3.1, whole genome shotgun sequence DNA.
CTCTTTATATTAAAGGCTTTAATGCTGCCTATATTGATTCTCAGGATAAAACTTCAAATGGAAGTTTAAGACCTAGGGTAAAAGTGTTTGTGAACATGTGCAGAGAGAGAAGCCTGTAATTGCCAGATAAGAACAATTGCTGAAGAGTTACAAAAATGTAACAATCAATAAtataacttttcaaaaaattttgaaactcttCCACCTTTCTTCTGATTTGGTAGGTACAGGCTCCCCTAGCTTATGATGACTTATGCGCAAAAAGTTTTGAGGTGCTGTGGAAGAAATATTTTCTTAAGTTATTGCATTTTTGCTTTAGAAACATCTGTAATATTACTATCCGCCTAATGACCATTATTCAACTATGATATAGCTTTTGATATGGTCTTCTAGGGTAAATATGAAGGCAAATGTTTGatgattcaaaaaaatttcttaccataaattgtgtaatttataaatttttatttacctAAGTTAGACCATATTTCTTTCTGCtgtcttattcttttttttttttttcaaaaattttaaatatgtgtgTAGGGTATACCGTTGACTCTGTGAATATTAAAGCAAAAATGTTGTTTATACTTAGCTGGTTGAACTTAGACATTGATGCTCAAGATATTTGTATGCATGAGTAGACAATATCAACCAAGTCATAAATAGTTACTTTCCTGTGCATTACACTGGTTACACGCTCCTAGAAATAGTTACTCCCAAAgattattagttttttatggCTATGTATGCATAATAGCGTGCCTGTGAGGGATGTTCTTGCTGCCAGGGGCATTAATTGCAGCAGGTTATGTCTAGTTTGCAAAAATCAAGTAGAGTCTATGGACCACTTGTTGAGAGAGTGTTTGTTTGCACAACATTTTTGGTCTGAGATGGgggtttctcattttttttatggccAGGCACACTCAGTGTTTAGATGATTGGCTCTATGAGAATTGTCTTAGCAAGCGGACTCATCAGAATCACATTCTGGGGAGTGCTATATTTCCTTTTGCCATTTGGAATCTTTGGAAACATCGTAATAGAGTGATGTTTGATAATGCCCCTCTTAATCTCAATCTTCATAGCTATTGTCCTACCCAAGCTGtggagtttttcttttgtgttgatAATATGAGGAAAGCTAAACAGAGAACTATTGTCCGGGTGAAATGGTTCAAGCCCCCTGTTGGATGGTTTAAACTAAATTCGGATGGGGCTTCATGTGGAAACCCAGGCAAAGCGGGAGGTGGTGGTCTTATAAGGGATTGCAACAGGTTGTGGATCAAAGGGTTTGCGAGGTCTATTGGATTTGCTACCAGCATTACTGCTGAGTTTTGGGCATTAAGAGATGGGTTGAAGCTGgccttgaatgcaggaatccaGCGGCTGATTGTGGAGATAGATGCGAAAGTGGTGGACCTTATCAAATCTAATGCAGCCACTAACAAGCCATTTGCCCCTCTCTTCTATGATTGCAGGTGCTTGCTGACAAGGTTCATCCAGGCCCAAGTGGTTCATGTGTATAGAGAAGGCAATCGTTGCACAGATGTACTTGCGAGATGGGGTAGCACCATGGCGGAAGCTTTTGCTGTTTTTGATAACCCGCCAAGTCCTGATGTTGTGCATTTAGTTAATATGGATAATGTTGGCATGTTTGTTAATAGGATAACTGAACTTGATCTCACCTCTACTGTGAGATAGTCTGTTTTTTGTATTTCCTCTtaaccaagaaaaaagaaaaaaagaaatagaggcAGACGCTTCCTTCCCTTCTTCGGCCCAATATAGAGTATAGTCCCACTCCCAACTTTCCACTTTCTCAGCCCACACTTATTATTATGTGACGCTACCCCATATCTTCTTTCCAATAAACCTACTTGTATTCTTACTCATTACcctcatcctctctctctctctcagagagAATGGTAGGTATCTAGAAAATTGTATTGCAGTTCGGAAATCTCATGGTGAGGTGAGTAGTACATCTTAATATCTGTAGTCTCTctgtcataaatttttttttttgctaattaaaTCCAATTCCTTTTGGTGGGACTGGGAGCTCATTAATTTTGATTGCCGTGCGCTTTAATTTGTTGGCCTTCCATCCTTTTATTGTTCCCTCCACCTTTGTAAGCATTCAattcatgaatatatatatatagctccGCTCCTTGTAATTCTTCTCCTCTTTCCCAATATTTGCTGGGTTGATGTTTTGTTGTCACTATTACTAGCTTTGCGCAATACTAAGTTCcgtttgatttttaattttaagttacaTTCAAAcattcccttatatatatatatatatcaaactcTCCACatatttgaattgaaatacATCATCATATACTAACTAAATACAGTACATCATatacaaacaaatgaaatatcACTCACAatcttcctaaaaaaaaaaaaatcatttgctcAGTGATCTAGTCACCTGGCTACAATACATAATTACAAGCAATCAAACACCAATCAATCTTGGGCTTGTCTTCAATATGAACGAAAATGGGGTTGGAAGTCCTTGTATCTTTTTCATGTGTAGGTAGCTCAGAAATTGTCTTTTTGGAACAGGTATCCACTTCACAGTCCAACCAATTGGCCAAGATACCATTCCAAATCCAATGCACTCACCCCATTGCCCCCAATTCAACCATTCTGTACCTGCAAACTTCTTCAAAAATTCTACCATAACCACTTGAAGGACTATGGTTATGGCTATGATCCCCAAAAACAACTTATTCCTATGTATCCCTTTAAACACATTCTTCTTCTCAAGCTTTCTTGCATTGAATTCATTGAACACTTGACAAAGGACGATAGTATTGAAGATCAATGTGTCATTTACCTTCTTAGTCACACCAAAGATTGATTCACCTTTGAATTGCAAGGTCATGAGGACGATAATTTGACACAAAGCTTGGGCTAAGAGATTTCTCCACATTATGttggtaatttttttgctaatctGCAATGCATTAATAATCAAAACTGTGGAATACAAGAAAAGGTATCTTCCAAACAAACAGCAGCTAGGCTAGTGGGAAGATTACCCGAATTGAAAAAACAAGACACATTACCATCTAAAGCAAACTTTGCTGCTGAATGAGTAGCATAGTTTCTGCTTCTATTGATCCAATTAAAACTACAAGACGAAAAAGACAAAGCAAGACATCTAATATCAAAGATAAAATGTGAAATGGCCCATATGGGGTTATCCGAGCACTCGTGGATGGCATTAATGCATACTTTCGAATCACCTTCAAAAATGACATGGCTCCACCTTTCTCGGGTAGCTAGTTGAATTGCCCAAGCCATTGCCTCAGCCTTAGCCTACAGGGGGGACCTCTTTGGTGTTATCCTAGCCCAAATATTTAGCACCGCGCCTTGGGAGTTTCTGGCGACAACCGCTAAAGCTGCGTTAGAAGAGGAGATCGCCACATCGACGTTAATCTTGATAGTTCCTGGAGGTGGGGAAGACCATTTTGGAGTGGAAGGATCTGGATTAGAATGCTCCGTTTTGGAGAAGATGAGATAGCATTCATGAACCTTGGAGTGGATAATTTGAATAGACGACTGTAGGTCCACCTCTCCTTTATGATTCAACACAACATTGCGAGTATGCTAAATCTCCTCAAGGGTGAAGGCCATGTTGAGGGAAACCGGCCACTGATCTTGGGCTTGATAGAGAGCTAATGGAGGTTTTAGGATTAGCTTTATGATGTCCGCAGATGTCGAAAGGTGCAACTGGCTTCGTCATCAACTCCTCGGTGGGCTTCTCCGTTACAAGAGCTAGAGCACCCAATGTGTCCATAATtaggtttacccataataactGAACTGCTGTTAATGGGACTTCACCAGCTGAGACAGCTGCCACAAAGTTGATCACAAGAGCAACAACATTCACGGTGAGTTGGAACTGAATGAACTTCTGGATGTTGTTGTACACACATCTTCCCCACCTTAAAACTCTAGCAACAGAGGCAAAGTTGTCATCCAAAATGACAACATCTGAGCTCTCCTTTGCCACTTCGGTGCCCTGAATTCCCATTAAAAGTCCTACATCAGCTTCTTTCAATGCTGGTGCATCATTTGTGCCATCCCCAGTGACTGCAACAACATGACCTTTTTGTTTCAAACATTCTACCATCAGTAGCTTGTCGAAGGGAGAAGACCTTGCCATCACACAAATTTTATCAACTTTCTCCATTCTCTCCTTTAGTGTGTAGTTTCTGAATTCGATGCCTTCTACCATTGCTCCACTCATGTCTTGACCAATCCTCAGTATTCCATATTCAACAGCAATAGCTTTTGCTGTGAAAACATTGTCTCCAGTGATCATTTTGATGTTCACACCTGCATTCTGGCAATTTTCCACAGCTTTCTTTACCCCTGGACAACATGGGTCCTTTATACCCACCAATCCTAATAGGGTCATACCATcttcttctatctttttttgCTCCATATCATGTTCTTGATCTTCTTCTGAAATTTTCTTATGTGCAAAAGCAATGCACCGGAGGCTGCTAGTTGCCATACCTTGAATTATTTGCTAAAATTTCATCTTTTCACCATCATCTAGATCTTTCATAATTCCAAAAACATCATAGTAACTTGaacacattttcaaaatcatctctGCGGCTCCTTTCCAGTGTACTTGGATTGTGTTGTCTATCTTTCTCCTTGTTATGACTCCGCTTCGTTTCTTCTGAGAATTGAATGCTTCAACGTAAAGAATCTTACAGCTTTGCTTCAATAGTTCCATTTCCATGTTTAGCTCCAGAACAGCCCATGAAAGAATTGCTTGTTCAGTGGGACTACCTGAGAACTCAATTTCAGATCCTAAAGTAGGTCTGTAAACACTACCGGTTGTGTTTAGAGCAACTCCTTCTTGGACCAGTTTGAGAATATATGGATTAATTGATGAGAAAGTAGCCGGTACAAAAGATTCTTTCCCTAGCCAAAATTTAGTCACCTTCATTTTATTCAGCGTGAGGGTGCCTGTTTTGTCAGTACAAATGGTGGTGGCTAAGCCCATGGTCTCACAAGCAGAAAGCTTTTGCACCATAGCCTGATCAGCCATCATTCTTTTCATGGAATAAGCAAGCGTAAGTGTCACAGCCAAAGGCAAACATTCTGGAATTGCAACCACGACTATAGTAACTGTAGCAGCTACAATCCCCACCACAGCATTTAGTACATCATTAACCTTGGTGCTGCTGCCATTGAACTCTTTATTTCCATTCTCATCTTTAGTATTCCCTGTGAAATATCGAACCAACAAGACTACAAGAACTAGGAAAGCAACTGCCAAACCAACCTTACCTATTGATGAAGTTAGCTTGTTGAGCCGAACTTGTAAAGGTGTTTGTTCATTGGTATCACGACTAATTGAGCTCATCATCTCGCCCCATGTTGTGTTCATCCCAACCAAAGTGACAAGCATCTGAGCATAGCCATCAACCACCTTAGTAccagaaaacaaaaatggatGACTGCAATTTACTTCTCCATGTTCACTTTCCCCTGTCATGCTAGATTCGTCCACTTGCAGTGAATACCCGTCTAAGAATAGCCCATCAGCTGGGACTTGATCTCCAATCTTTAAGCAAATGATATCTCTAACTACAATTTCAAATATTGAAATAGTTGACGCCGACCAGCCCTCACATCAATGTGAATATTGTTGCTGACTTTGGATAACTTGTcaaattgtttgttttgcttaaaGTTACTAATGGTAGAAACAACAATGACAAGAAATATAGCAACAAATATGCTTCCACCGTCATA
It encodes the following:
- the LOC126690378 gene encoding putative calcium-transporting ATPase 13, plasma membrane-type, whose translation is MATSSLRCIAFAHKKISEEDQEHDMEQKKIEEDGMTLLGLVGIKDPCCPGVKKAVENCQNAGVNIKMITGDNVFTAKAIAVEYGILRIGQDMSGAMVEGIEFRNYTLKERMEKVDKICVMARSSPFDKLLMVECLKQKGHVVAVTGDGTNDAPALKEADVGLLMGIQGTEVAKESSDVVILDDNFASVARVLRWGRCVYNNIQKFIQFQLTVNVVALVINFVAAVSAGEVPLTAVQLLWVNLIMDTLGALALVTEKPTEELMTKPVAPFDICGHHKANPKTSISSLSSPRSVAGFPQHGLHP